ATTATATATTGAGATCTCAAAGCTTCAATTCGATATGCGAATTGAAGCTTTTTTTAATGTTTATTAATTTTTTTCGATTAATTTTTTAAATTGTAACTTGTTTCGTGAAGGAAAATGGTGGATACTGGTAGTATAGGTTTTTGTGCCTATTATTTTGGCAGTTGCAAGAAATAGAACTTGATAGAGAAAAGGAGAATATGCATGGAAAAGAAGTATTCCCCGAGAGTAAAAAGGACCAGAGAAAAGATCCTGCTTTCAGCTGTAGAGATTTTCTCGCAAAAAGGTTTCCAGGCTTCCACCATACGTGAAATCGCCCGCTTGGCTGGTGTAAATGATCTGACAGTGTATCGTCACTTTGAGAGCAAGGAAAAGCTGTTTACGGAGATGTTCCAGCGTCATGCGCTGCTAACAGAAATTAGCGAATATATTGTACAACGTATATCAGATGATTATGAACGGGATTTGCGTTCCATCATTCGCACGTTTGTTTCCTCATTCAAAAAAGAGCTGCCTTTGATTAAGCTTTTGCTCAGTGAAGCGGAAAAGATGGAAGAGTGCCGTAAATATGTGGCAATGTTTTCCGAAAAAATTATTGAGAAGCTTACTGCGTTTTTCGATTACTACAAAATTGCGGGTCAGGTGCGGCCAAGTGCCAATAGCTATGCGATTGCTTCCGGTCTCTACAATATATTATTTGCCCGTATTTATTCCCTTATCCTTCACGGAGATGATGTACAGCCTTCTTCTATGCCAGAAGAAGCAGTTATGGATGGATGGACAGACTTATTTATCTCAGGAACACTAATTTCCGAATATTCGTATGCCAAATAACGAACAAATATAGCAATAGACATAAAAACATTCGTATTTTTTATTGATTCTTTACATAGTAGACGATATAATCAGGAAGGTCTCAAAAATAGATGTACATCCAGGAGGGCTTTCAACTGATGAGGTACGATATTGTGATTGTAGGTGCCGGCCCGGCCGGTATCTTTACGGCATATGAATTAACACGCAAAAATCCTGCTTTAGATGTGTTATTAATAGATAAAGGACACGATATCTTCAAACGTCGCTGTCCCATTTTAGAAAAGAAAATTAAAAAGTGTCCGCCTCCTGCCGGTCGTAAGGAATTCAGTGGCTGTCTGCCGGCTTGTTCGATTACGAATGGTTTTGGCGGTGCGGGTGCTTATTCGGATGGTAAGTTTAACATCACCACTGAATTTGGTGGCTGGATGACTGATTATCTCGCTCCTTCAGAGGTGCTGGAGCTGATTCGTTATGTTGATGAGATTAACTTGGAGCATGGTGCGACGTTAAGTATTACTGATCCTACAACGTCAGCAGTGCGTGAAATTGAGCGAAAAGCTGCAGGTGTGGGTTTGAAATTGCTGCGTGCAAACGTTCGCCATCTCGGAACGGAACAAAACCTTGAGATTCTTCAAAGCATCTATCGAGAGTTAGAGAAGAGAATCACGATGAAGTTCAAAACAGAAGTCGCTGATATTCTTGTTGAAAATACGGAAACAGGTCTACGTATCCAGGGAGTGGAATGCAAATCCGGCGAAACATATCTAGCTGACCATGTAGTAATCGTTCCGGGACGTGACGGTTCTGAATGGTTCGGCAATATCTTAAAGCGTCAAGGACTTCGTCTGCTGAATAACCAAGTAGATATCGGTGTTCGAGTTGAGACATCCAATGTAGTTATGGAAGAAATTAATGAGCATCTATATGAAGGGAAATTCCTGTATAAATCTACTACAGATCAAATAATTCGAAGTTTTTGCTCCAATCCAAGCGGTCATGTAGTCGTAGAGAACCATAGTGGTGTCATGGCGGCAAATGGACATGCTTACAAAGATGAGAAGCTTGGTTCTCCAAATACGAACTTTGCTCTGCTTGTCTCCCATGTGTTTACGGAACCGTTTGATAAACCGAACGAGTATGCCAAAGAAATCTGCTGCCATGCGAATGATTTATCTAATGGCTCCGTCATCGTGCAGCGCTACGGAGATATTAAGCGCGGGCGCAGAACGACAGAAAAACGCTTAAAAGAAGGTTTTCTAGAACCGACGCTGAAAGAAGCTGTGCCGGGTGATTTAGGACTTGTATTGCCGTATAATACGATGAAGAGTTTAATTGAGATGGTGGAAGCACTGGATCATGTAACACCTGGAATTGCGAGCGAACATACGTTGTTCTATGGCGTGGAAGCTAAATTTTACTCTGCGCGTCCTTACCTCAATGAGCATTTTGAGACGGAGATTCAGGGACTCTATGCTGGAGGAGACGGTGCAGGCATTACACGTGGACTTGCCCAGGCTGGAGCTTGTGGCGTTCATATTGCACGTGACATCTTAATCAAAGTGAAAACACCGGCAGAAACCGTATAGCATGAGATTTCTTTCCACTTATTCTCTGTATTTTCTCTGTTTTCTATGATATAAAATGAAAAGAAAAGAGGGTGGAATAGGGAATGAGAGGAAAGCCAACCGTATTGATTGTCGACGATGATGTTGATATTTGTTTTTTGATGGTTACCGCTATTCAATCCGATCAGGTAGAAGTACTTACTGCTTATTCGGGACAAGAGGCGCTGCAACTGTATGAACAGCATTATCCCGAACTGGTCCTGCTTGATATTCAATTGCCGGAGATGAACGGCATTGAAGTATTGAGCAAGATGAAAGAGATCGAGCAGGATTGTCAGGTGATTATGGTCACTGCCTATGCGACCATTGAGACGGCAGTGCAGGCGATGAAGCTAGGGGCGCTTGATTATATTTGCAAGCCGTTTAAGCTTCCTCAATTGCGGGATACGGTGCAGAATGCCATTGAGTTTATTATGAGTGTACCAGAACATTTGCCGACCCTTGAAGAAGTAGAGCGTAAGCACATTGAGAAGGTACTTAACGAAGTAGAAGGTAATCGCCGCCTGGCGGCTGAGAAGCTTGATATTTCCTTGCGAACGTTATATTACAAAATTAAACAATATAATATTTCCACCCCTTAAAATCCAGAAATGTACCAATCTGGATTTTTTTCTGCAATTTTTGCACTTCAGCCCTCTAGAGTATAATGTTTACAATGGTAGTAATATAGCCATAGAAAAAGGGATGTGCCGTATGCGAAGAAAACTATTTTTTCTTTTGGCGCTGTTGTTGTTGTCTGGTTGCTCACTGCTTTCTTCAGATAAAGAAGAAAAATATGTTCCTCATAATAAAACGCTGAAGATAGCGCTATTGCTAGAAGGAAAAAAATACGATCAGGGCTGGGATAACCAGGCATATGATGGTCTAAAGGAAATTAAGCGGACAATGAATGCGCAAACAATATATATGCAGCATGTAAATACGGAGCAAAAGCAGATTGCCGAAACCAAACGACTAGCTGAACAAGGTTATGAGCTTATTTTCGGTAATGGGCGCAGCTTTGAGAAGGTATTTAATCAGCTTGCTCCTGTTTATCCAAATACGCAGTTTGTTTTTTTTAACGGGAGATCGGAAGTGGATAATGTATCAGCCATTAATTTTACACCCGAATCGCTCGGATATTTCTCGGGTATGGTAGCTGCAACAATGACCAAGTCGAAAAAAGTAGGTTTAATTCCCGCTTACAGCTCTATGAATGAGATTGCTCCGTTTATACGGGGAGTTCAAGACTATAATAAAAAAGCTAAAGTGATGGTTCGGTCGGTAAATAGCTGGAATGACGGAGCAAAAGCGGTACAGATTGCCCAACAGATGATGGAAGAGGGCGCAGATATTCTTGTGCCTATGGGAGATGGTTTTAATATTGATGTAATTATGGAGGCTCATCATAAAGGACGATGGGCTATTGGATATATTTCCGATCAATCGTTCGTTTCTAAAGACACGGTTATTACCAGTACAGTGCAAAATGTCAGCGATGTCTATGTTAAAGTAGCCATGCAGCATAAGGAAGGAACGCTGCCTGGCGGGTGTGTGAACTATGACTTCAACAATGGAGGACAGGATTTGGCTGGTTTTGGACCGATGGTGCCGCCTTTTGTTCAAGAGCAATTAGAACAAAAGATTAAGCAATACAAAACGGGAGAATTCTCCTTGCCACTGCCCATTCATTCTGTCAAATGCCGAGGAAAATAATGGAGCGGATGCGATGAAAATACTTCAAAAATGGAATAACATGTCGATTCGCTTTAAGTTTTTTAGTGTGTTTTTAGCGGTCGTTCTGTTTGCGGCAAGCGGTATGCTTGTGTTGAACAACCAACTGCTGCAGGTGGTTCGGGATAATGATAAGATTATTACTCGTTCTGTCCCAAACTCAACAACACAGCTTCAGCTCAAGAGTACAATCATGGAGCGGATTAACTATGTGATGCTGTATGTTTCAACAGGACGCCAGGAATTCTTAGCTAAGTTTGAAGATGCAAGTACCCATGCGCATCGTATTGAGGATCAATTGTTGCACAGTGCGCTGCCTTATGAAGAAGAAGGCATTGAACGGTTTATTAACCACAGTCGAGACTGGGAGGATATTCTATATAATGAAGTCATTCCTGTATATCAGCGCAACAACCGAAAGGATGCGCTGGATACGTTGAATGCAAGAGCACAACCGATCGCCATTCAATTAATGAATGAGGTAGAGAATCTTTCACAGCGAAAAATTAAAGAAATCAATCATGAGAATGCTAAGGTATTGCAGAATGCATGGGCTTCAGCGAAGGCTGGCTACATTGTTATGGCAGTTACCCTCCTTGTTGCGCTTCTGTTTTCTTATTATATGGCACGTAGTATTACGAATCCGATTTTATCGCTTCTATCCACGGTTCGCCGCATGGCGAAAGGCGATTTTAGCTCTAGAGTAGCCATAACAAGCCAAGATGAATGGGGCGAGCTAAGCAAGGCATTCAATCAAATGAGTATGAATACAAACAATCTAGTGGAAGAGTTACGGGAGACGAATGTAAGGCTTCAGGAAGAAACATGCCGTGCACAGGAATCTACCCGGTTGAAATCGGAGTTTCTAGCGAATATGTCACACGAGCTTCGTACGCCGCTTACAGGCATTATCGGTTTTGCGGAACTTCTGCATGAGGATGCTGAGAAGCAGCTCTCTCCTGCTCAGAGAAAATTTACAAATAATATTATGAAGGCTGGCGAACACCTGCTGTCAATGATTAATGATATTCTTGATTTAAGTAAGATTGAGGCAGGAAAGTATGAATTGGAAATGTCTCGATTTGATCTTGTGGCATTGATTCGAAATACGCTGACCATGCTTGAAGCGAAAGCGGACGGACATGGCATTTCACTTGTGTTTACCACAGCGTATCCAGCTTTTCCCGTAGTTGCAGACAAGACAAGGATTCGGCAAATTCTACTCAACTTAACGGACAATGCCATTAAATTTA
This window of the Aneurinibacillus sp. REN35 genome carries:
- a CDS encoding sensor histidine kinase, yielding MKILQKWNNMSIRFKFFSVFLAVVLFAASGMLVLNNQLLQVVRDNDKIITRSVPNSTTQLQLKSTIMERINYVMLYVSTGRQEFLAKFEDASTHAHRIEDQLLHSALPYEEEGIERFINHSRDWEDILYNEVIPVYQRNNRKDALDTLNARAQPIAIQLMNEVENLSQRKIKEINHENAKVLQNAWASAKAGYIVMAVTLLVALLFSYYMARSITNPILSLLSTVRRMAKGDFSSRVAITSQDEWGELSKAFNQMSMNTNNLVEELRETNVRLQEETCRAQESTRLKSEFLANMSHELRTPLTGIIGFAELLHEDAEKQLSPAQRKFTNNIMKAGEHLLSMINDILDLSKIEAGKYELEMSRFDLVALIRNTLTMLEAKADGHGISLVFTTAYPAFPVVADKTRIRQILLNLTDNAIKFSSPDSTVQITLEQGENTVVVHVSDEGIGIEAEKVNKIFEPFYQNDGKLERRYEGTGLGLALSKQLIELHGGAIGVTSKLGEGSVFSFELPACAEETLSCQSCTQISDSEPLLVLYTKDFLEYFSKFSRQIQKDKRSFLVFMIESRQEAVKIVRGHTEHDILIAAQSFHPGYVDILEGVRECTQQKVYAYIEKPLRFVERGQVMRVVDYIFPPLKDAEEPSHTRK
- a CDS encoding BMP family ABC transporter substrate-binding protein yields the protein MRRKLFFLLALLLLSGCSLLSSDKEEKYVPHNKTLKIALLLEGKKYDQGWDNQAYDGLKEIKRTMNAQTIYMQHVNTEQKQIAETKRLAEQGYELIFGNGRSFEKVFNQLAPVYPNTQFVFFNGRSEVDNVSAINFTPESLGYFSGMVAATMTKSKKVGLIPAYSSMNEIAPFIRGVQDYNKKAKVMVRSVNSWNDGAKAVQIAQQMMEEGADILVPMGDGFNIDVIMEAHHKGRWAIGYISDQSFVSKDTVITSTVQNVSDVYVKVAMQHKEGTLPGGCVNYDFNNGGQDLAGFGPMVPPFVQEQLEQKIKQYKTGEFSLPLPIHSVKCRGK
- a CDS encoding response regulator — its product is MRGKPTVLIVDDDVDICFLMVTAIQSDQVEVLTAYSGQEALQLYEQHYPELVLLDIQLPEMNGIEVLSKMKEIEQDCQVIMVTAYATIETAVQAMKLGALDYICKPFKLPQLRDTVQNAIEFIMSVPEHLPTLEEVERKHIEKVLNEVEGNRRLAAEKLDISLRTLYYKIKQYNISTP
- a CDS encoding TetR/AcrR family transcriptional regulator, yielding MEKKYSPRVKRTREKILLSAVEIFSQKGFQASTIREIARLAGVNDLTVYRHFESKEKLFTEMFQRHALLTEISEYIVQRISDDYERDLRSIIRTFVSSFKKELPLIKLLLSEAEKMEECRKYVAMFSEKIIEKLTAFFDYYKIAGQVRPSANSYAIASGLYNILFARIYSLILHGDDVQPSSMPEEAVMDGWTDLFISGTLISEYSYAK
- a CDS encoding NAD(P)/FAD-dependent oxidoreductase encodes the protein MRYDIVIVGAGPAGIFTAYELTRKNPALDVLLIDKGHDIFKRRCPILEKKIKKCPPPAGRKEFSGCLPACSITNGFGGAGAYSDGKFNITTEFGGWMTDYLAPSEVLELIRYVDEINLEHGATLSITDPTTSAVREIERKAAGVGLKLLRANVRHLGTEQNLEILQSIYRELEKRITMKFKTEVADILVENTETGLRIQGVECKSGETYLADHVVIVPGRDGSEWFGNILKRQGLRLLNNQVDIGVRVETSNVVMEEINEHLYEGKFLYKSTTDQIIRSFCSNPSGHVVVENHSGVMAANGHAYKDEKLGSPNTNFALLVSHVFTEPFDKPNEYAKEICCHANDLSNGSVIVQRYGDIKRGRRTTEKRLKEGFLEPTLKEAVPGDLGLVLPYNTMKSLIEMVEALDHVTPGIASEHTLFYGVEAKFYSARPYLNEHFETEIQGLYAGGDGAGITRGLAQAGACGVHIARDILIKVKTPAETV